A genomic stretch from Thauera sp. GDN1 includes:
- the recN gene encoding DNA repair protein RecN produces the protein MLRSLTIRDFVIVDRLELEFDAGFGVLTGETGAGKSILLDALGLVLGGRGEAGMVRSGRERADVAAEFDVPADGALAAWLAEQELPAEEGMVILRRTIDAGGRSRAWINGSAVTLAQLRSAGEWLADIHGQHAHHALLRADAQRTLVDVQAGAAPLAAEVARLHREWQRLLRLQREAEADSASSARERELLAWQLKELDDLGFDPEAWQELNAEHSRLAHAASLIEGADETLAALGEGDLAVCTVLRHLDARIAALADYDPGLADARELLGAAAIQADEALYALRRYRDRLDLDPQRLAELEQRIATVMDAARKHRVAPEALPELLCQWRERLEALEASADPARLAAAAAAAEKAFAGSAAKLSAMRAPAARRLSEEITEAMQTLAMAGGRFEVALEACEPSATGVESVEFRVAANPGQPLRSLAKVASGGELSRIGLAIQVMASRDTAVPTLVFDEVDVGIGGRVAEIVGKLLARLGRDRQVLCVTHLPQVAACADWQWRIAKREQGGETVSEVTPLDDAARTEEIARMLGGVNITATTREHAAEMLGQR, from the coding sequence ATGCTCCGCAGCCTGACCATTCGTGACTTCGTTATCGTCGATCGGCTCGAACTCGAGTTCGACGCCGGCTTCGGCGTGCTCACCGGCGAGACCGGGGCCGGCAAGTCCATCCTGCTCGACGCGCTCGGGCTGGTGCTCGGCGGCCGCGGCGAGGCCGGCATGGTGCGCAGCGGACGCGAGCGCGCCGACGTCGCCGCCGAGTTCGACGTGCCGGCCGACGGCGCGCTGGCGGCCTGGCTCGCGGAGCAGGAGCTGCCGGCGGAGGAGGGCATGGTGATCCTGCGCCGCACGATCGACGCCGGCGGGCGCAGCCGGGCGTGGATCAACGGCAGCGCGGTCACCCTGGCGCAGCTGCGCAGCGCGGGCGAATGGCTCGCCGACATCCACGGCCAGCACGCCCACCACGCGCTGCTGCGCGCCGACGCGCAGCGCACGCTGGTCGACGTCCAGGCCGGTGCGGCGCCGCTCGCCGCCGAGGTCGCCCGCCTGCATCGCGAATGGCAGCGCCTGCTGCGCCTGCAGCGCGAGGCCGAGGCCGATTCGGCCAGCTCGGCGCGCGAGCGCGAGCTGCTGGCCTGGCAGCTGAAGGAGCTCGACGACCTCGGTTTCGACCCCGAGGCCTGGCAGGAGCTCAACGCCGAGCACAGCCGCCTCGCCCATGCGGCGAGCCTGATCGAAGGCGCCGACGAGACCCTGGCCGCGCTCGGCGAGGGCGACCTGGCGGTATGCACCGTGCTGCGCCATCTGGATGCGCGCATCGCGGCGCTGGCCGACTACGATCCCGGACTCGCCGACGCGCGCGAGCTGCTCGGCGCCGCCGCGATCCAGGCCGACGAGGCGCTGTACGCGCTGCGTCGCTACCGTGATCGCCTCGACCTCGATCCGCAGCGCCTGGCCGAGCTCGAGCAGCGCATCGCGACCGTCATGGACGCTGCGCGCAAGCATCGCGTCGCCCCCGAGGCCCTGCCCGAACTCCTCTGCCAGTGGCGCGAGCGCCTGGAGGCGCTGGAGGCGAGCGCCGACCCGGCCCGCCTCGCGGCCGCCGCGGCCGCCGCGGAGAAGGCCTTCGCCGGGTCGGCCGCGAAACTGTCCGCCATGCGTGCGCCGGCCGCGCGCCGGCTCTCGGAGGAGATCACCGAGGCGATGCAGACGCTGGCGATGGCCGGCGGCCGCTTCGAGGTCGCGCTCGAAGCCTGCGAGCCCTCGGCCACGGGTGTGGAAAGCGTCGAGTTCCGCGTCGCCGCCAACCCCGGCCAGCCGCTGCGCAGCCTGGCCAAGGTGGCCTCGGGCGGCGAGCTGTCGCGCATCGGCCTCGCCATCCAGGTCATGGCCAGCCGCGACACCGCGGTGCCCACGCTGGTGTTCGACGAGGTCGACGTCGGCATCGGCGGCCGGGTGGCCGAGATCGTCGGCAAGCTGCTCGCCCGCCTCGGGCGCGACCGCCAGGTGCTGTGCGTCACCCATCTGCCCCAGGTCGCTGCGTGCGCCGACTGGCAGTGGCGGATCGCCAAGCGCGAGCAGGGCGGGGAAACGGTCAGCGAGGTCACGCCGCTCGACGACGCGGCGCGCACCGAGGAGATCGCCCGCATGCTGGGCGGCGTCAACATCACCGCCACCACGCGCGAGCACGCCGCGGAGATGCTCGGTCAGCGCTGA
- a CDS encoding NAD kinase gives MKTTFRTIALIGKYQSPDVAESVLSIARHLRDRNLSVLIEQGTASAIGGAHDFPVASYEHIGVEADLAVVIGGDGSMLHTARRLVEHGVPLVGVNLGRLGFLTDISRSDATVRLTEMLDGAYTEENRFMLDAEVLRGGERVFHTLALNDVVVNKGDLGRMIEFELLIDGEFVYAQRSDGMIVSTPTGSTAYALSANGPILHPSVGGIALVPLCPHALTARPITLPDSCTIEIVMLPPQDARVHFDGQTRFDLRAGDCVRLKRSPRSLRLLHPQGYSYFAMLRQKLHWSATPRV, from the coding sequence ATGAAGACCACATTCCGCACGATCGCCCTCATCGGCAAATACCAGAGCCCCGACGTCGCCGAATCGGTGCTGTCGATCGCCCGTCATCTGCGCGACCGCAACCTGTCGGTGCTGATCGAGCAGGGCACGGCGAGCGCGATCGGCGGGGCGCACGACTTCCCGGTCGCGAGCTACGAGCACATCGGCGTCGAGGCCGACCTCGCGGTGGTGATCGGCGGCGACGGCAGCATGCTGCACACCGCGCGCAGGCTGGTGGAGCACGGGGTGCCGCTGGTCGGCGTCAACCTCGGTCGCCTCGGCTTTCTCACCGACATCTCGCGCAGCGACGCCACGGTGCGCCTGACCGAGATGCTCGACGGCGCCTACACCGAAGAGAACCGCTTCATGCTCGATGCCGAGGTGTTGCGCGGCGGCGAGCGCGTGTTTCATACCCTCGCCCTCAACGACGTGGTGGTGAACAAGGGCGATCTGGGGCGCATGATCGAATTCGAGTTGCTGATCGACGGAGAGTTCGTCTATGCGCAGCGTTCCGACGGAATGATCGTATCGACACCCACCGGTTCCACCGCCTATGCGCTGTCGGCCAACGGCCCCATCCTGCATCCGAGCGTCGGCGGCATCGCGCTCGTGCCGCTGTGTCCGCACGCGCTGACCGCGCGCCCGATCACGCTGCCGGATTCGTGCACGATCGAGATCGTGATGCTGCCGCCGCAGGATGCGCGCGTGCATTTCGACGGCCAGACGCGCTTCGACCTGCGCGCCGGCGACTGCGTGCGGCTCAAGCGCTCGCCGCGTTCGCTGCGCCTGCTGCATCCGCAGGGCTACAGCTACTTCGCGATGCTGCGCCAGAAACTGCACTGGAGCGCGACGCCGCGGGTGTGA
- the fur gene encoding ferric iron uptake transcriptional regulator — protein sequence MSDNSKNLKSIGLKATYPRLKILDLFQSSEQRHLTAEDVYRALMNEGMDIGLATVYRVLTQFEQAGLLERHYFESGKAVFELNEGGHHDHLVCMQCGKVEEFFDAEIERRQNKIAEERGFAIRDHALYIYADCTRENCPNRESGE from the coding sequence ATGTCCGACAACTCCAAGAACCTGAAAAGCATCGGTCTCAAGGCGACCTATCCGCGCCTGAAGATCCTCGACCTCTTTCAGAGCTCTGAACAGCGCCACCTCACCGCCGAGGACGTCTACCGCGCGCTGATGAACGAGGGCATGGACATCGGCCTGGCCACGGTCTACCGCGTGCTGACCCAGTTCGAACAGGCCGGCCTGCTCGAACGCCACTATTTCGAGTCCGGCAAGGCGGTGTTCGAGCTCAACGAGGGCGGCCACCACGACCACCTGGTGTGCATGCAGTGCGGCAAGGTCGAGGAGTTCTTCGACGCCGAGATCGAGCGCCGCCAGAACAAGATCGCCGAGGAGCGCGGCTTCGCCATCCGCGACCACGCGCTCTACATCTACGCCGACTGCACCCGCGAGAACTGTCCGAACCGCGAAAGCGGGGAATGA
- a CDS encoding response regulator: MNPSAGASVPQPMSASSAEAGASAGGDTDALRLALAQARRHLDLLARNTGAGVWSYDPRRGRIHPDGRWRALLGYPADHGVAWIDLVDMDDRARLEEALHAYLRGDSPEFCAELRVRAADEGWHWVELRGAADERAAGGGRIDGTYRDITERKLRELELLEAKEAAEAASRAKGDFLANMSHEIRTPMNGIIGMTDLLLDSTALAGEQRDYLQTVRSSAEALLTIINDILDFSRIEAGRLSLEDIDFSIGAVVSETCRTLALRASQKGVELFHDIAPDVPAVLRGDPTRLRQVLTNLIGNAVKFTERGEVEVEVRCAARDQGQVTLAFAVRDTGCGIAADKLQTIFGAFAQADTSTTRKYGGTGLGLAISHHIVELMRGQIHVDSTPGAGSTFSFTLPFGTVAEARPRNAAALAGAKVLVAARNRAFGQVLCRGLERVGMRSTLATRGEDVVAALAAVRDGADPFHFLLMDADLPEPGGFALAQRFADADPRLDRMVMMLASHSQRNEAARCAELGLQFRLAKPFAFDDLVDVLRMARNGALPASEEAEPPPFKLESVTLDEGADAEASAALRILVVEDNPVNQTVAQRLLERAGHTVTLANNGEEALDVLGRGRFDLVFMDVQMPVMGGIEATQAIRAREARHSWVMQGEWKPIPIIAMTAHAMQGDRQRCLEAGMDDYVSKPIVAQTLFAAIERVTRSGAEEAEFDSDLSLLDLGEEGRRQIVSLDEARAMFDGDEALVQQLVRMFLRDHERRIGELRAAAARLDYAALAEVGHSLKGSMGFFCARRAVDGARRLEELALAKDPQAATTQAQMLVNEIKLLAQALQGEVTDGV, encoded by the coding sequence ATGAACCCGTCCGCCGGCGCCAGCGTCCCGCAGCCGATGTCCGCGTCCAGCGCGGAGGCGGGCGCTTCTGCCGGGGGCGACACCGATGCCCTGCGCCTGGCGCTCGCCCAGGCCCGGCGCCATCTCGATCTGCTCGCCCGCAACACCGGCGCGGGGGTGTGGAGCTACGACCCCCGCCGCGGCCGGATCCATCCCGACGGACGCTGGCGCGCCCTGCTCGGCTATCCGGCGGACCACGGCGTCGCATGGATCGACCTCGTCGACATGGACGATCGTGCGCGGCTGGAGGAGGCGCTGCACGCCTACCTGCGCGGCGACTCGCCCGAGTTCTGCGCCGAGCTGCGGGTCCGCGCCGCCGACGAGGGCTGGCACTGGGTGGAACTGCGCGGCGCGGCGGACGAGCGCGCGGCGGGCGGCGGCCGGATCGACGGCACCTACCGCGACATCACCGAGCGCAAGCTGCGCGAACTCGAGCTCCTCGAGGCCAAGGAGGCGGCCGAGGCGGCGAGCAGGGCCAAGGGCGACTTCCTCGCCAACATGAGCCACGAGATCCGCACGCCGATGAACGGCATCATCGGCATGACCGATCTGCTGCTCGACTCCACCGCCCTCGCCGGCGAGCAGCGCGACTACCTGCAGACCGTGCGCTCCTCGGCCGAGGCGCTGCTCACGATCATCAACGACATCCTCGACTTCTCGCGCATCGAGGCCGGGCGCCTGAGTCTCGAGGACATCGACTTCTCGATCGGCGCGGTCGTCTCCGAGACCTGCCGCACGCTCGCGCTGCGCGCCAGCCAGAAGGGCGTGGAGCTGTTCCACGACATCGCGCCCGATGTGCCGGCGGTGTTGCGCGGCGATCCCACCCGCCTGCGCCAGGTGCTCACTAACCTGATCGGCAATGCGGTCAAGTTCACCGAGCGCGGCGAGGTCGAGGTCGAGGTGCGCTGCGCGGCGCGCGACCAGGGCCAGGTCACCCTCGCCTTCGCGGTGCGCGACACCGGCTGCGGGATCGCCGCCGACAAGCTGCAGACGATCTTCGGCGCCTTCGCCCAGGCCGACACCTCGACCACCCGCAAGTACGGCGGCACCGGCCTCGGCCTGGCCATCTCGCATCACATCGTCGAGCTGATGCGCGGGCAGATCCACGTGGACAGCACCCCCGGCGCGGGCAGCACCTTCAGCTTCACGCTGCCCTTCGGCACCGTCGCCGAAGCCCGTCCGCGCAACGCCGCGGCGCTGGCCGGGGCGAAGGTGTTGGTGGCGGCGCGCAACCGCGCCTTCGGGCAGGTGCTGTGCCGCGGGCTCGAGCGCGTCGGCATGCGCTCGACGCTCGCCACCCGCGGCGAGGACGTGGTCGCCGCGCTGGCCGCCGTGCGCGACGGCGCCGACCCCTTCCATTTCCTGCTGATGGATGCCGACCTGCCCGAGCCGGGCGGCTTCGCGCTCGCGCAACGCTTCGCCGACGCCGATCCCCGGCTCGACCGCATGGTCATGATGCTGGCGAGCCACTCCCAGCGTAACGAGGCCGCGCGCTGCGCCGAGCTCGGGTTGCAGTTCCGCCTCGCCAAGCCCTTCGCCTTCGACGACCTCGTCGATGTGCTGCGCATGGCGCGCAATGGCGCGCTGCCGGCGAGCGAGGAAGCCGAGCCGCCGCCCTTCAAGCTCGAATCGGTGACGCTGGACGAGGGCGCCGACGCGGAAGCGAGCGCGGCCCTGCGCATCCTCGTGGTCGAGGACAACCCGGTCAACCAGACCGTCGCCCAGCGCCTGCTCGAGCGTGCCGGGCACACCGTCACCCTCGCCAACAACGGCGAGGAGGCACTCGACGTCCTCGGTCGCGGCCGGTTCGACCTCGTGTTCATGGACGTGCAGATGCCGGTCATGGGCGGCATCGAGGCCACCCAGGCCATCCGCGCGCGCGAGGCCCGCCACAGCTGGGTCATGCAGGGCGAGTGGAAGCCGATCCCGATCATCGCCATGACCGCCCACGCCATGCAGGGCGACCGCCAGCGCTGCCTCGAAGCCGGCATGGACGACTACGTCTCCAAGCCGATCGTCGCCCAGACCCTGTTCGCCGCGATCGAGCGCGTCACCCGCTCCGGCGCCGAGGAAGCCGAGTTCGACAGCGACCTCAGCCTGCTCGACCTGGGCGAGGAGGGGCGGCGCCAGATCGTCTCGCTCGACGAGGCGCGGGCGATGTTCGACGGCGACGAGGCCCTGGTGCAGCAGCTCGTCCGCATGTTCCTCCGCGACCACGAACGCCGCATCGGCGAGCTGCGCGCCGCCGCGGCCCGCCTCGACTACGCCGCCCTGGCCGAGGTCGGACATTCGCTGAAAGGCTCGATGGGCTTCTTCTGCGCCCGCCGCGCCGTCGACGGCGCGCGCCGGCTGGAAGAACTCGCCCTCGCCAAGGACCCGCAGGCCGCCACGACCCAGGCGCAGATGCTGGTCAACGAGATCAAGCTGCTCGCCCAGGCGCTGCAGGGTGAGGTCACCGACGGGGTGTAG
- the dapB gene encoding 4-hydroxy-tetrahydrodipicolinate reductase, whose protein sequence is MSEVRVAIAGASGRMGRMLIEAALKEDGVVLASAFDRPGTPFIGRDAGELAGTHTGVAIGDDAAVAIAAADCVIDFTRPEGTLVHLALARELGKAMVIGTTGFDAAGKATIAEAARDIPVVFAPNMAVGVNAVFRLLEVAARILAEGYDVEVIEAHHRFKVDAPSGTALRMGEVVARELGRDLDACAIYGREGHTGERKPETIGFSTIRGGDVVGDHTVLFAGIGERIEITHKSGSRMPYALGSMRAARFLAGRGKGLFDMQDVLGLR, encoded by the coding sequence ATGTCCGAGGTTCGAGTCGCAATCGCCGGTGCATCCGGCCGCATGGGCAGGATGCTGATCGAGGCCGCCCTGAAGGAAGACGGCGTCGTGCTCGCGTCCGCCTTCGATCGTCCCGGCACCCCCTTCATCGGCCGCGACGCGGGCGAGCTCGCCGGCACGCACACCGGGGTCGCGATCGGCGACGACGCGGCCGTGGCCATCGCCGCCGCCGACTGCGTGATCGACTTCACCCGCCCCGAGGGCACGCTGGTGCATCTGGCGCTGGCGCGCGAGCTCGGCAAGGCCATGGTGATCGGCACCACCGGCTTCGACGCCGCCGGCAAGGCGACGATCGCCGAGGCCGCGCGCGACATCCCGGTGGTGTTCGCGCCCAACATGGCGGTCGGCGTCAATGCCGTGTTCCGCCTGCTCGAAGTCGCCGCGCGCATCCTGGCCGAAGGCTACGACGTCGAGGTCATCGAGGCCCATCACCGCTTCAAGGTCGACGCTCCGTCCGGCACCGCGCTGCGCATGGGCGAGGTGGTCGCGCGCGAACTCGGGCGCGACCTCGACGCGTGCGCGATCTACGGCCGCGAAGGCCACACCGGCGAGCGCAAGCCCGAGACCATCGGCTTCTCGACCATCCGCGGCGGCGACGTGGTCGGCGACCACACCGTGCTCTTCGCCGGCATCGGAGAGCGCATCGAGATCACCCACAAGTCGGGCAGCCGCATGCCGTACGCGCTGGGTTCGATGCGCGCGGCGCGCTTCCTGGCCGGGCGCGGCAAGGGCCTGTTCGACATGCAGGACGTCCTCGGCCTGCGCTGA
- a CDS encoding outer membrane protein assembly factor BamE, with product MRSYLAAALVASGLVAGCSFDSVVGVVDPYRIDIRQGNYVDQEMLSQLRRGMTRDQVRYVLGSPLVVDVFRKDRWDYVYRFRPGRGDVQQRVISLYFDGDVLDRVEGDVAVAQGGETGEAAAVAAQSRSRVVEIPPLEED from the coding sequence ATGCGCTCCTATCTCGCTGCGGCCCTCGTCGCCTCCGGACTCGTCGCCGGCTGTTCCTTCGATTCCGTCGTCGGTGTGGTCGATCCCTACCGGATCGACATCCGCCAGGGCAATTACGTCGACCAGGAAATGCTCTCCCAGCTCCGTCGCGGCATGACGCGCGACCAGGTGCGTTACGTGCTGGGTTCGCCGCTCGTCGTCGACGTGTTCCGCAAGGACCGCTGGGACTACGTCTATCGCTTCCGTCCCGGTCGCGGCGACGTGCAACAGCGCGTGATCTCGCTGTATTTCGACGGCGACGTGCTCGACCGCGTGGAAGGCGACGTCGCGGTGGCGCAGGGCGGCGAGACGGGCGAGGCCGCCGCCGTGGCCGCACAGTCGCGCAGCCGCGTGGTCGAGATCCCGCCGCTCGAGGAAGACTGA
- the hrcA gene encoding heat-inducible transcriptional repressor HrcA, producing the protein MNSLDARSQILLKTLIERYIADGQPVGSRALSRYSGLELSPATVRNVMSDLEEMGFIASPHTSAGRIPTARGYRFFVDSLLTMQPLESARVQALQGQLMPDQPQRLINSASHLLSELTQFAGVVVAPRKDAVRIRQFEFISLAENRILLIIVTTAGDVQNRILLTRRAYSASELNGAASYLNEHFAGLSFDDIRRRLTEELRQLRSDMTELMTATVDAGAQAAEETATHYVISGETNLLDVEDLSSNMSRLRELFKLFEQRTGLMQLLDISNKAEGVQIFIGGESGLAPLDGCSVVTAPYEVDGRIVGSLGVIGPTRMAYDRVIPIVDITARLLSNALSSRH; encoded by the coding sequence ATGAATTCCCTCGACGCCCGCTCCCAGATCCTGCTCAAGACCCTGATCGAACGCTACATCGCCGACGGCCAGCCGGTCGGATCGCGCGCGCTGTCGCGCTACTCCGGCCTGGAGCTGTCACCGGCCACGGTGCGCAACGTGATGAGCGACCTCGAGGAGATGGGCTTCATCGCGAGCCCGCACACCTCGGCCGGCCGCATCCCGACCGCGCGCGGCTACCGCTTCTTCGTCGATTCGCTGCTGACCATGCAGCCGCTGGAAAGCGCACGCGTGCAGGCGCTGCAGGGCCAGCTCATGCCGGACCAGCCGCAGCGCCTGATCAACTCGGCCTCGCACCTGCTGTCGGAACTGACCCAGTTCGCCGGCGTGGTGGTCGCGCCGCGCAAGGACGCGGTGCGCATCCGCCAGTTCGAGTTCATCAGCCTGGCCGAGAACCGCATCCTGCTGATCATCGTCACCACCGCCGGCGACGTGCAGAACCGCATCCTGCTCACCCGCCGCGCCTACAGCGCGAGCGAGCTGAACGGCGCAGCCAGCTACCTCAACGAGCACTTCGCCGGCCTGTCCTTCGACGACATCCGCCGCCGCCTCACCGAGGAACTGCGCCAGTTGCGCAGCGACATGACCGAGCTGATGACGGCCACCGTCGATGCCGGTGCGCAGGCCGCCGAGGAGACCGCGACCCACTACGTGATCTCGGGCGAGACCAACCTGCTCGACGTCGAGGACCTGTCGTCCAACATGTCGCGGCTGCGCGAGCTGTTCAAGCTCTTCGAGCAGCGCACCGGGCTGATGCAACTGCTCGACATCTCCAACAAGGCCGAGGGCGTGCAGATCTTCATCGGCGGCGAATCGGGCCTCGCGCCGCTCGACGGCTGCAGCGTGGTCACCGCGCCCTACGAGGTCGATGGCCGGATCGTCGGCTCGCTGGGCGTGATCGGCCCCACCCGCATGGCCTACGACCGGGTGATCCCGATCGTAGACATCACCGCGCGCCTGCTGTCGAACGCCCTCTCCTCCCGGCACTGA
- the carA gene encoding glutamine-hydrolyzing carbamoyl-phosphate synthase small subunit — MSAFPSALLALADGTIFHGKGIGAVGSTVGEVVFNTSMSGYQEILTDPSYCRQIVTLTYPHIGNTGVNAEDVESDRVHAAGLVIRDLPILPSNFRMGQRLDAYLKAENVVAIAGLDTRKLTRVLREKGAQAGCIVTAAAGETLGAEAAVAQARAFPGLAGMDLAKVVSASERYEWKQGEWALEGGYTDRADGRFHVVAYDYGVKYNILRMLAERGCRLTVVPAQTSAAEVLALDPDGVFLSNGPGDPEPCDYAIDAIREIVAARMPTFGICLGHQLLALASGAKTMKMPTGHHGANHPVKDLDSGKVLITSQNHGFAVDPSTMPANLRVTHQSLFDGTNQGIARTDVPAFSFQGHPEASPGPHDVAYLFDRFIGLMEAAQAK, encoded by the coding sequence GTGAGTGCATTCCCGTCCGCCCTTCTTGCGCTTGCCGACGGAACGATCTTCCACGGCAAGGGTATCGGCGCGGTTGGCAGCACGGTCGGCGAGGTGGTGTTCAACACTTCCATGTCGGGTTATCAGGAAATCCTGACCGACCCGAGCTACTGCCGCCAGATCGTCACGCTGACCTATCCGCACATCGGCAACACCGGTGTGAACGCAGAGGACGTCGAGTCCGACCGGGTGCATGCCGCAGGTCTGGTGATTCGCGACCTGCCGATCCTGCCCTCCAACTTCCGCATGGGCCAGCGCCTCGATGCCTACCTCAAGGCCGAGAACGTGGTCGCCATCGCCGGGCTCGACACCCGCAAGCTGACCCGCGTGCTGCGCGAGAAAGGCGCCCAGGCGGGCTGCATCGTCACCGCCGCGGCGGGCGAGACGCTCGGCGCCGAGGCCGCGGTGGCCCAGGCGCGCGCCTTCCCGGGCCTGGCCGGCATGGACCTGGCCAAGGTCGTCAGCGCCAGCGAACGCTACGAGTGGAAGCAGGGCGAGTGGGCGCTGGAGGGTGGCTACACCGACCGCGCCGATGGCCGCTTCCACGTCGTCGCCTACGACTACGGCGTCAAGTACAACATCCTGCGCATGCTCGCCGAGCGCGGTTGCCGGCTGACCGTGGTGCCGGCGCAGACGAGCGCCGCCGAGGTGCTGGCGCTCGATCCGGACGGCGTGTTCCTGTCCAACGGCCCCGGCGACCCCGAGCCCTGCGATTACGCGATCGACGCGATCCGCGAGATCGTCGCCGCGCGCATGCCGACCTTCGGCATCTGCCTCGGCCATCAGTTGCTCGCGCTCGCGTCCGGCGCGAAGACCATGAAGATGCCGACCGGCCACCATGGCGCCAACCATCCGGTCAAGGATCTCGACAGCGGCAAGGTGCTGATCACCAGCCAGAACCACGGCTTCGCGGTCGATCCCTCGACCATGCCGGCGAACCTGCGCGTGACCCACCAGTCGCTGTTCGACGGCACCAACCAGGGCATCGCGCGCACCGACGTGCCGGCCTTCTCCTTCCAGGGCCACCCGGAAGCGAGCCCCGGCCCGCACGACGTCGCCTACCTGTTCGACCGTTTCATCGGTCTGATGGAAGCCGCCCAGGCCAAGTAA
- a CDS encoding transposase, with product MPKPRARIYALSINPHSHTLRTGRFSETGRIYLLTTATHQRIALFLDFRIARRVIQELRKTEALGRCRTLAYVLMPDHLHWLIELGDSDLSALICRFKASAAAAVNRELATPGTPRWQDGFHDHAIRRDEDLVALARYVVANPLRAGIVSRVGDYPHWDAVWL from the coding sequence ATTCCCAAACCCCGCGCCCGGATCTATGCTTTAAGCATTAATCCGCATTCGCACACCCTCCGCACCGGCCGTTTCTCTGAAACCGGGCGGATCTATCTGCTCACCACCGCGACCCACCAGCGGATCGCCCTCTTCCTCGACTTTCGCATCGCGCGGCGGGTCATTCAGGAGCTGCGGAAAACCGAAGCTCTCGGTCGCTGCAGAACCCTCGCCTACGTGCTGATGCCGGACCATCTGCACTGGCTGATCGAGCTTGGCGACAGCGATCTTTCCGCACTGATCTGCCGCTTCAAGGCCAGCGCCGCCGCAGCGGTGAATCGCGAGCTGGCGACGCCCGGCACGCCGCGCTGGCAAGACGGCTTTCACGACCACGCCATCCGTCGCGACGAGGACCTCGTCGCCCTGGCGCGATACGTCGTGGCAAACCCGCTGCGGGCCGGGATCGTGTCGCGCGTGGGCGACTATCCTCACTGGGACGCGGTTTGGCTTTGA